From bacterium, the proteins below share one genomic window:
- a CDS encoding glutamate synthase-related protein has product MPKKYHIPIKPTPGRFPSIGRFYIIEQDQYCLHCPTNSCVKYNCAYGVYKERRFDSKEWKDTIDYLCKNCFRCIQECKAKAISKTKNPEYLQLGDDYWKPGIITSLWYQAETGKIPVSGAGYRGPFVGPGFDEMWTDMSEIVRPTRDGIHGREYIATNIDLGRKLPSLRFDPEGGLLSTPFPSIDLPMPIIFNPLPFGALSENVTLAMAKAAKTLGIMMVVNDRELSPSLIPYREHLIPCLNGEGKEIKGSKAVEFPYRKGCLSKVKELKAKNPEAVALIKVILNKEAKRTVLELTKTGAEIIHLSADINGHEFEENPSFIKDAIRKIHTQLVEEGIRDEVTLIVSGGIAQAEHLAKIMLCGADGCAIDLPLLIALECRLCKRCVKGLSCPVEIDSINPDWGARRIVNLMGAWHSQLIEVMGAMGIREARRLRGETGRAMFYEDMERERFGELFGKRSR; this is encoded by the coding sequence ATGCCCAAAAAATATCACATTCCCATAAAACCCACGCCGGGTAGGTTTCCCTCCATAGGTAGATTTTACATCATAGAACAGGACCAGTATTGCCTGCACTGTCCCACTAATTCTTGTGTTAAGTATAACTGTGCCTATGGCGTCTACAAAGAGCGAAGGTTTGATTCAAAAGAATGGAAGGATACCATTGATTATCTGTGTAAAAACTGCTTTCGCTGTATTCAGGAATGCAAGGCAAAGGCGATAAGCAAAACTAAAAATCCCGAGTATCTTCAGCTTGGGGATGACTATTGGAAGCCAGGCATAATTACTTCTCTCTGGTATCAGGCCGAGACAGGCAAGATCCCTGTCTCTGGAGCCGGTTACCGAGGCCCTTTTGTTGGTCCTGGATTTGATGAAATGTGGACCGACATGAGTGAGATAGTAAGGCCGACCAGGGATGGCATTCACGGCCGAGAATATATCGCCACCAATATTGACTTAGGCCGCAAACTCCCTTCCCTTAGATTTGACCCTGAGGGAGGGCTTCTCTCTACTCCCTTCCCTTCCATTGACCTGCCTATGCCCATCATATTCAATCCCCTTCCCTTTGGGGCATTGAGCGAAAATGTAACCCTGGCTATGGCTAAGGCCGCTAAAACCCTGGGTATTATGATGGTGGTTAATGACCGGGAGTTATCTCCTTCCCTTATTCCCTACCGGGAACACCTTATCCCTTGCCTTAACGGTGAAGGAAAGGAGATAAAGGGATCAAAGGCGGTAGAGTTTCCCTACCGGAAAGGCTGCCTATCCAAGGTTAAAGAACTTAAGGCCAAAAATCCGGAAGCGGTGGCCCTGATCAAAGTCATCTTAAATAAAGAAGCAAAGAGGACAGTATTGGAACTGACTAAAACCGGGGCAGAGATAATTCACCTCTCTGCTGATATAAACGGCCATGAGTTTGAAGAAAACCCCTCCTTTATCAAAGATGCCATCCGTAAGATTCATACCCAGTTAGTAGAAGAAGGTATCCGGGATGAAGTGACCTTGATTGTCTCAGGCGGTATTGCTCAAGCCGAACATCTGGCTAAAATTATGCTTTGTGGGGCGGATGGCTGCGCCATTGATCTGCCTCTTCTCATTGCCCTGGAATGCAGACTTTGCAAGAGGTGCGTCAAGGGCTTGTCCTGTCCTGTAGAGATTGATTCTATAAATCCTGACTGGGGGGCGAGAAGGATTGTAAACTTAATGGGCGCCTGGCATTCTCAATTAATAGAGGTAATGGGAGCAATGGGAATTCGAGAGGCAAGAAGATTAAGAGGTGAGACTGGTCGAGCTATGTTTTATGAGGATATGGAACGGGAGAGGTTTGGAGAGCTGTTTGGAAAGAGGAGCCGTTAA
- a CDS encoding glutamate synthase, whose protein sequence is MNWAKKIITSRQNLIKAFPPPRAKKSEEEGGCGVTGFACSIPVSGKHIFEPSIQMHNRGNGKGGGIAAVGFSPDEMGVSQKILKEDYLLQIALLEPGAGQDIEDKFITPFFKVDKAERIPTIKDFRDLPSLEVKPPDVQRYFVRVKPDVLRDFITRNNLENMDLRRAEDEFIYQNSFKLNQKFYASLGEKAAFVLSQGRNMMILKIVGYAEDAVKYYQLENFKAHIWIAHQRYPTKGRVWHPGGAHPFCGMNEALVHNGDFANYHSVTEYLKQRGYHPLFLTDTEVSILVFDLLNRVYGYPLEYIIEALAPTTELDFDHLPEEKQRIYRLIQAHHIHGSPDGPWFFIIARNNPYEDYLQLIGITDTAMLRPQVFALYEGPSRPGEPSRPGGPSRPGEQIQIGLICSEKQAIDATLHSLAKEDPRFSLVADKYWNARGGSHTDGGAFIFTLKDGGLICTDKFGRRISAPPDQKYTDLTLEINTPPSATSIKERIKESAEAFGLFEYIKGEISHWDYNCFRWACDEMVKASFKEDSVKGTMIEALTLLNDLPYDTTDKKRSLILQIIREALHQIFSRTPYLNEKGDSLYRLIDWERRESLRKPKEREEVLIINASSFPPEGDDCDARVIVEAYALGWKRFMAYGYKGQRFCGCGLGPETKGVRIDVYGSSGDYLASGIDGLEIYVHNNAQDQLGQIMKAGKLVVYGDVGQTFMYGAKGGQVYVLGNAAGRPLINAVGKPRVVINGTCLDYLAESFMAGDSLKGGGFVILNGVMRDDKGRIREQPTPYPGSNLFSLASGGAIYLRDPHRKVVKEQLNGGEFVPLTKEDWEVILPYLKENERIFGISIEDDLLRVDGEKRRPEEVYRKVRAVKLSVLTEVASAEE, encoded by the coding sequence ATGAACTGGGCTAAAAAAATTATTACTTCCAGACAGAATTTGATCAAGGCCTTCCCCCCTCCCAGGGCCAAAAAATCCGAAGAGGAAGGCGGCTGCGGGGTAACGGGCTTTGCGTGCTCTATTCCGGTAAGTGGCAAACACATCTTTGAGCCATCCATCCAGATGCACAACCGGGGTAATGGCAAAGGCGGAGGGATTGCCGCCGTAGGATTTTCACCGGATGAGATGGGTGTGTCTCAAAAAATTCTGAAAGAGGATTATCTGCTGCAGATCGCTTTACTTGAGCCTGGAGCTGGCCAAGATATAGAAGATAAATTTATCACGCCTTTCTTTAAGGTGGATAAAGCGGAACGAATTCCTACAATCAAAGATTTTCGCGATCTCCCCAGCTTAGAGGTAAAGCCGCCAGATGTGCAGCGATACTTTGTCAGGGTGAAACCGGATGTCCTGCGTGATTTTATCACCCGGAACAACCTCGAAAATATGGACCTTAGACGGGCGGAAGATGAATTTATCTATCAGAACAGCTTTAAGCTCAATCAAAAGTTCTATGCCTCTCTGGGGGAAAAGGCCGCTTTTGTCCTTTCCCAAGGGCGGAATATGATGATCTTAAAGATTGTTGGTTACGCCGAGGATGCGGTTAAATACTACCAATTGGAAAACTTTAAGGCCCACATCTGGATCGCCCATCAACGTTATCCTACTAAGGGCAGAGTCTGGCATCCTGGCGGGGCTCATCCCTTCTGCGGTATGAATGAGGCCCTGGTTCATAATGGCGATTTCGCCAATTACCACTCGGTCACAGAATACCTGAAACAAAGAGGCTACCACCCCCTCTTTTTGACCGATACGGAAGTGAGTATCCTTGTCTTTGATTTACTGAACCGGGTCTATGGTTATCCCTTAGAATACATCATTGAGGCCTTGGCTCCTACCACAGAGCTTGATTTTGACCACTTACCCGAGGAAAAACAGAGAATATACCGCCTAATTCAGGCTCATCATATCCACGGCTCCCCTGATGGCCCCTGGTTCTTTATTATTGCCAGGAATAATCCTTATGAGGATTATCTCCAGTTAATCGGCATTACGGATACCGCAATGCTTAGGCCACAGGTCTTTGCCTTATATGAAGGGCCGAGCCGGCCTGGCGAGCCGAGCCGGCCTGGCGGGCCGAGCCGGCCTGGCGAGCAAATTCAAATTGGCCTCATCTGCTCGGAAAAGCAGGCCATTGATGCCACCCTACATTCTCTGGCCAAGGAGGATCCCAGATTCTCTCTGGTGGCGGATAAATACTGGAATGCCAGGGGCGGAAGCCATACTGATGGGGGCGCTTTTATATTTACCCTTAAGGATGGGGGGTTAATCTGCACCGATAAATTCGGCCGGAGAATTTCAGCGCCGCCGGATCAGAAGTATACTGATCTAACCTTAGAGATCAATACCCCTCCATCGGCGACGTCCATCAAAGAGAGAATAAAGGAGTCGGCAGAGGCCTTCGGATTATTTGAATATATTAAAGGAGAGATTTCCCATTGGGATTATAACTGTTTTAGATGGGCGTGTGATGAGATGGTAAAGGCCTCTTTTAAGGAAGATTCAGTTAAAGGGACCATGATTGAGGCCTTGACCTTGCTTAACGACTTGCCGTACGATACCACCGATAAGAAGAGAAGCTTAATCCTGCAGATAATTAGAGAGGCGCTCCATCAGATTTTCTCTCGCACACCATATCTGAATGAAAAAGGCGACTCTCTTTACCGGCTGATTGATTGGGAAAGAAGAGAGAGTTTAAGAAAGCCAAAAGAAAGAGAAGAAGTGCTGATTATAAATGCCTCCTCCTTTCCTCCGGAGGGGGATGATTGTGACGCTCGAGTGATTGTTGAGGCGTATGCTCTTGGATGGAAGCGTTTTATGGCTTATGGATATAAAGGACAGAGATTCTGTGGCTGCGGGTTAGGTCCTGAGACAAAAGGTGTAAGGATAGATGTTTATGGTTCTTCCGGTGATTACCTGGCTTCAGGAATAGATGGGCTGGAAATATATGTCCATAACAATGCTCAGGATCAGTTGGGACAGATTATGAAGGCGGGAAAGCTGGTGGTTTACGGCGATGTAGGGCAAACCTTCATGTATGGAGCCAAAGGCGGCCAAGTATACGTCCTGGGTAATGCGGCCGGAAGGCCCCTCATTAATGCCGTGGGCAAGCCGAGGGTAGTCATAAACGGCACCTGCCTTGATTATCTGGCCGAGTCATTTATGGCCGGAGACTCTCTTAAGGGCGGAGGGTTTGTTATCCTGAATGGGGTTATGCGCGATGATAAAGGCCGAATCCGTGAGCAACCCACCCCCTATCCCGGCAGCAATCTCTTCTCCCTGGCATCTGGTGGGGCCATCTATCTTAGAGACCCCCACAGAAAAGTAGTGAAAGAACAGTTAAATGGTGGGGAATTTGTGCCTTTAACCAAAGAAGACTGGGAGGTCATCCTTCCTTATCTTAAGGAGAATGAAAGGATTTTTGGGATATCCATCGAGGATGATCTTTTGAGGGTAGATGGGGAAAAGAGAAGGCCGGAAGAGGTCTACCGTAAGGTGCGGGCCGTAAAGCTTTCGGTCCTGACCGAGGTGGCCAGTGCTGAGGAATAG
- a CDS encoding histone-lysine N-methyltransferase, with amino-acid sequence MTKLKEVLARPAATYPLLERDEPELLRDIFPYYKVPRIPFDYKIIPMEPPEEIWITDTTFRDGQQAQPPYTPDQIVTLFDFLHRMGGERGVIRQSEFFLYSDKDREAVEKCLERGYKYPEVTGWIRAVKEDFQLVKQMGLSETGILTSCSDYHIFLKLKKDRKKAMEGYLDLVKTALEAGITPRCHLEDITRADFYGFVIPFVQELRKLSEESGLPVKVRVCDTLGYGVSYPGAALPRSVPKLIYGLIHEGGVPSAQLEWHGHNDFHHVLINATTAWLYGCSAANGTLLGLGERTGNPPIEGLLIEYLGLKGETEGVDTTAITEMAEYFRRELKTRIPANYPFVGTNFNTTWAGIHADGALKDEEIYNIFDTKLLLNRPLEVAISDKSGIAGIAHWINRHLELTGDRMIDKRHPEVIKIQKWVEEQYKTGRVTSIAEREMYAQVKKHLPQLFHSNLEELKLRAGRIGRELVISMVEDPEIRSMDVNRCLPVMIRTVEDNHFIQLIYIVDAEGNRVTRNVTQRADRAKYENLLRDENFSDRNWFIHPIEDGNPYVTDFYTSRITGALCITVSAPIRDENEEIVGILEIDMKFEDLVKMEL; translated from the coding sequence ATGACTAAATTAAAGGAAGTCTTAGCCAGACCAGCGGCTACATATCCCTTATTAGAACGTGACGAACCAGAGCTTCTGCGTGACATCTTTCCTTACTATAAGGTTCCCCGCATCCCTTTTGATTACAAGATCATCCCTATGGAGCCGCCTGAAGAGATATGGATTACCGACACTACCTTCAGGGATGGACAGCAAGCTCAGCCACCTTATACGCCGGATCAAATAGTGACTCTGTTTGATTTTCTTCATCGGATGGGCGGTGAAAGGGGGGTAATAAGACAGAGTGAATTTTTCCTTTATAGTGACAAAGACCGGGAGGCAGTGGAGAAATGCCTGGAAAGGGGGTATAAATATCCGGAAGTAACCGGCTGGATAAGAGCGGTGAAAGAAGACTTTCAACTGGTCAAGCAGATGGGTCTTTCCGAAACAGGGATTCTTACCTCGTGTTCAGATTATCATATCTTTCTAAAATTGAAAAAAGACAGGAAAAAGGCCATGGAAGGATATCTGGATTTGGTTAAGACCGCCCTGGAGGCCGGAATTACTCCCAGATGTCATTTAGAGGATATCACTCGGGCTGACTTCTACGGATTTGTCATTCCTTTTGTTCAGGAACTGAGGAAGCTCTCTGAAGAAAGCGGGCTTCCGGTCAAGGTGCGGGTCTGTGATACCCTGGGATATGGCGTGAGCTATCCGGGAGCGGCCTTGCCCAGAAGCGTGCCCAAATTGATCTATGGTCTTATTCACGAAGGCGGCGTTCCCTCAGCTCAACTGGAATGGCATGGACATAATGACTTCCACCACGTTCTCATCAATGCAACTACCGCCTGGCTTTATGGATGCTCAGCCGCCAACGGGACATTATTGGGCCTGGGAGAACGCACCGGCAATCCCCCCATTGAAGGTTTGCTCATAGAATACCTTGGCCTCAAAGGAGAAACAGAGGGGGTGGATACAACCGCTATTACTGAGATGGCTGAATATTTCCGCCGTGAACTCAAAACCCGGATACCAGCCAATTATCCCTTTGTCGGAACTAATTTTAATACCACCTGGGCCGGCATTCATGCCGATGGCGCCCTGAAGGATGAGGAGATCTACAATATCTTTGATACCAAGCTGCTTCTTAATCGTCCCTTAGAGGTGGCCATAAGTGATAAATCCGGGATTGCCGGGATTGCCCACTGGATTAACCGGCATCTGGAATTGACCGGTGACAGGATGATCGATAAGCGGCATCCCGAGGTAATCAAGATCCAGAAATGGGTGGAAGAACAGTATAAGACCGGACGGGTGACCTCTATCGCAGAAAGGGAGATGTATGCCCAGGTCAAGAAGCATCTGCCTCAACTATTCCACTCCAATCTGGAAGAACTTAAATTGAGGGCCGGTCGGATAGGTCGAGAATTGGTTATATCTATGGTTGAGGATCCGGAGATTAGATCTATGGACGTTAACCGCTGTCTGCCGGTTATGATCCGAACCGTAGAGGATAATCATTTTATCCAGCTCATCTATATCGTTGATGCGGAAGGAAACAGGGTAACCCGGAATGTGACCCAACGGGCTGACCGGGCTAAGTATGAAAATCTCCTTCGGGATGAAAATTTTTCCGACCGGAATTGGTTTATTCATCCCATAGAAGACGGCAACCCCTATGTGACTGATTTCTATACTTCTCGCATAACCGGGGCCCTTTGTATCACCGTCTCTGCCCCTATTCGGGATGAAAATGAAGAGATTGTCGGTATCCTGGAAATAGATATGAAGTTTGAAGACCTGGTCAAGATGGAGCTGTAA
- a CDS encoding glutamate synthase-related protein has product MEVISTPSRYRNPISKYMVKRGPQCIKCGTCAEKCQADVHKIIPTAPSRPKEHLCWGDFCDNPCVKYCPTGALRVENNPLFEALGDYRWTPDLLLSTWYQAETGQIPPPYLEYKIGASGGGFDRLRFKFPQKKGDIPLEEISLSIALNRSGDNRPTVEIGMPIYGGGMSYGSTALSVMTARAKAASMLNTFTCTGEGGYPEALSAYDDYVITQVATGLFGVREETIQRVRMVEFKYAQGAKPGLGGHLLGDKVTPEVAKMREAVAGSSLFSPFPFHSVYSIEDHKKHVDWIKEINPKALVSVKVSTPTDVDMVAVGSYYAGAHIIHLDGSYGGTGAAPDIAKKNIAMPIEYAIPFVHKFLTDEGVRDKITFMASGGLRTAYDVAKAIALGADGCVIGTAELVALECVRCGNCESGRGCVRGIATTDPKLSSMITVDWGTQRIYNLYSAWQTQLKDILSKLGMKSVKELVGRTDCLAYLDYG; this is encoded by the coding sequence ATGGAGGTAATATCTACCCCTTCCAGATACAGGAACCCTATTTCTAAATATATGGTAAAACGGGGGCCACAATGCATCAAATGCGGCACTTGTGCCGAGAAGTGTCAGGCAGATGTCCATAAGATTATACCCACTGCGCCCTCAAGACCAAAGGAACACCTATGTTGGGGGGATTTTTGTGATAACCCCTGTGTGAAGTATTGTCCGACCGGCGCCTTGAGGGTAGAGAATAATCCTCTCTTTGAAGCCCTGGGTGATTATCGCTGGACACCTGATTTGCTCCTTTCCACCTGGTATCAGGCAGAAACAGGCCAGATACCTCCGCCCTATCTGGAATACAAGATTGGGGCGTCAGGCGGTGGCTTCGATCGTTTGAGATTCAAATTCCCGCAGAAAAAGGGTGATATCCCTTTAGAGGAGATTTCCCTCTCCATAGCCTTAAACAGGAGTGGCGATAATCGTCCTACGGTAGAGATCGGGATGCCTATCTATGGCGGCGGAATGTCTTATGGGTCAACCGCTCTTTCAGTAATGACGGCCAGGGCTAAAGCCGCCTCTATGCTCAATACCTTTACCTGCACCGGGGAAGGCGGTTATCCTGAGGCCCTTTCAGCCTATGATGACTACGTCATCACCCAGGTAGCTACCGGACTCTTCGGGGTCAGGGAAGAAACCATTCAACGGGTAAGAATGGTAGAATTCAAGTATGCCCAGGGGGCAAAGCCGGGTTTGGGAGGCCATCTCTTAGGTGACAAAGTCACCCCGGAAGTAGCCAAGATGAGGGAAGCCGTAGCCGGTTCTTCCCTTTTTTCACCTTTTCCTTTCCACTCGGTCTATTCCATTGAGGACCACAAAAAGCATGTGGACTGGATAAAGGAGATAAACCCAAAGGCCCTGGTTTCGGTCAAGGTTTCAACTCCCACTGATGTGGATATGGTGGCCGTAGGCAGTTATTATGCCGGCGCCCATATCATCCATTTAGATGGAAGCTATGGCGGCACAGGGGCAGCCCCGGATATTGCCAAGAAAAACATCGCCATGCCGATTGAATATGCCATCCCCTTTGTGCATAAGTTCTTGACTGACGAGGGGGTTCGGGATAAAATAACCTTTATGGCCTCAGGGGGTCTCCGGACAGCCTACGATGTGGCCAAGGCCATTGCCTTAGGGGCCGACGGATGTGTGATCGGCACCGCCGAGTTAGTGGCTTTAGAATGTGTCAGATGCGGGAATTGTGAATCCGGCCGGGGGTGTGTCCGGGGGATTGCCACCACAGACCCGAAATTGTCTTCTATGATCACGGTTGATTGGGGGACGCAGAGGATTTATAATCTCTATTCTGCCTGGCAGACACAGCTTAAGGATATTCTCAGTAAACTGGGTATGAAGAGTGTCAAGGAATTGGTGGGCAGAACCGATTGTCTGGCCTATTTAGATTATGGCTGA
- a CDS encoding NYN domain-containing protein, with the protein MIVDGYNILNAWPELRKLIRKAGLQGARAELIRYLSEYQDCTGVEVTVVFDGQKGTQSPGDISGDESIKVIYSKPGETADTYIERQVYQSPEPGSIKVATSDRQLKLIVLGRGARHIPARGLEKEVLSAIEKFKQEYIQPDHRQKLEERIDFPSLPRVLRQKEESQKEKSGFVASPLPAAFDLSPIRGSKLEDIDLNKVDSYLQKVYDRSIDDLDISLIDLLRNMEILTDYKPEAVPTVGGLLCFGRKPQRYLPQAVVKVICGEGEEITDRMEIKGTLTAQIEGGVRFIKDNNRFSLSSEFGWYPEEVLKEIITNAVAHRDYSRTDSSVKVLLFDDRFEFYSPGILPRGMRVEEVVNRRFSRNPLVTHFLFLQGLMTCLGLGIANSKRELKEQGYPEPEFFQTETEFAVRLPLVTGARRH; encoded by the coding sequence TTGATTGTTGATGGTTATAATATACTTAATGCCTGGCCGGAACTAAGAAAGCTTATCAGGAAGGCAGGCTTGCAAGGGGCGAGAGCCGAGCTTATCCGGTATCTTTCCGAGTATCAGGACTGCACCGGCGTAGAGGTAACCGTTGTCTTTGACGGCCAAAAGGGAACTCAAAGCCCAGGAGATATTTCAGGGGATGAATCCATAAAGGTCATCTACTCGAAGCCGGGAGAGACAGCCGATACCTACATCGAAAGACAGGTTTACCAGAGTCCTGAACCCGGTTCCATTAAAGTAGCCACCTCAGATCGTCAATTAAAGCTGATTGTCCTGGGTAGGGGGGCAAGGCACATCCCGGCCAGGGGTCTGGAGAAAGAAGTGCTTAGCGCCATCGAGAAATTCAAGCAAGAATATATCCAACCGGATCACAGACAAAAACTCGAAGAGAGGATTGACTTCCCTTCGTTACCTCGTGTTCTAAGGCAAAAAGAAGAAAGCCAGAAGGAAAAGAGCGGCTTTGTGGCCTCACCTCTCCCGGCGGCCTTCGATCTCTCTCCCATCCGCGGCAGTAAATTAGAAGACATTGATCTTAATAAGGTAGATTCTTATCTTCAGAAGGTATACGACCGTTCGATAGATGATCTCGATATCTCTCTGATCGATCTTTTAAGGAATATGGAGATACTGACTGATTATAAGCCGGAGGCAGTCCCTACGGTAGGGGGTCTGCTTTGCTTTGGTAGAAAGCCCCAGCGATATCTGCCTCAGGCAGTGGTTAAGGTAATCTGCGGCGAAGGAGAAGAGATAACCGATCGGATGGAGATAAAGGGAACCCTGACGGCTCAAATAGAAGGAGGGGTAAGGTTTATCAAAGATAATAACCGCTTTTCCCTGAGCAGTGAATTCGGCTGGTATCCGGAGGAAGTTCTAAAAGAGATCATCACCAATGCCGTGGCTCACCGGGATTATTCCCGGACTGATTCCTCCGTAAAGGTTCTATTATTTGATGACCGCTTTGAGTTCTACTCCCCGGGTATTCTTCCCAGAGGGATGAGAGTAGAAGAGGTAGTAAATCGTCGCTTTTCAAGAAACCCACTGGTTACCCATTTCTTATTCCTTCAAGGCCTTATGACCTGCTTAGGCTTAGGGATAGCCAACAGCAAAAGAGAACTGAAAGAACAGGGTTATCCGGAGCCGGAATTCTTCCAAACCGAAACAGAGTTTGCCGTCCGATTACCTTTGGTGACTGGAGCCAGAAGACACTAA